GCGTTTCACTCCGCAAACTTCCGCCCATATTCACTGGCTGTACCGCACTTCGTGCGATATTATACAGCCAGTGAACATCGCATACTGCGGAACGTTATATGAAATTTAAAAAAACAAACCTTTTAAATATTTGAAAATTTTAGCAATTTTATGAAAGCGGAATTCTATATACAGAAGATCAAAAATTATTTTCCTCAAATAAAGTGGAAAAATATCCGTACTCTCACTCATGGCTTTGACCACGTTATTATTGTTCTTGATGAGAAAATCATTTTTCGCTTTCCCAAAGACAAAGAATACAAAGCAGAGTTTGAGAATGAAATACAATTGCTCCACTACCTGAAAAAGAAAGTCCGAGTCGGAATTCCAGAGTACAACTACATTTCCAAAGACAAATCAATTGCTGGATATGATATGGTAGGTGGCCGAGAGCTTACTGCTTCACGTTTTCGTCGCCTCTCCGCTTCGGAAAAAGATACCATAGCCAAACAACTCGCTGAATTTATCTCAACACTTCATGCCACGCCGAAGTCAATCATTACCAAATACAACGTCCGAACTGAAAATCAAGAAGAAGAATACAAAATCCTAGTCCGCGACGTTAAAAAACTTCTTTTTCCTCGGCTCAGAAAACGAGAAATCCAAGCCATCGAGGAATACTTTGCTGAACTAAAAGACGCTCTCGACCACAAGTATTCAAATGCGCTCACTCATAATGACTTAGCATGGGCACACA
This portion of the Candidatus Peregrinibacteria bacterium genome encodes:
- a CDS encoding aminoglycoside phosphotransferase family protein, which gives rise to MKAEFYIQKIKNYFPQIKWKNIRTLTHGFDHVIIVLDEKIIFRFPKDKEYKAEFENEIQLLHYLKKKVRVGIPEYNYISKDKSIAGYDMVGGRELTASRFRRLSASEKDTIAKQLAEFISTLHATPKSIITKYNVRTENQEEEYKILVRDVKKLLFPRLRKREIQAIEEYFAELKDALDHKYSNALTHNDLAWAHILWDSKNKQVNIIDFSDRAFGDPAIDFSGLFEYGTKFVEKVFKLYSGKKDKHMLKRSQLYFKRIPLSIMKNSMQGRPVTFEQGYRKFKKTFKV